One region of Glycine max cultivar Williams 82 chromosome 9, Glycine_max_v4.0, whole genome shotgun sequence genomic DNA includes:
- the VAMP721D gene encoding vesicle-associated membrane protein 721d, whose amino-acid sequence MGQKSLIYAFVSRGTVILAEYTEFSGNFNSIAFQCLQKLPATNNKFTYNCDAHTFNYLVDNGYTYCVVADESIGRQLPMAFLERVKDEFVSKYGGGKAATAPANSLNKEFGPKLREHMQYCVDHPEEISKLAKVKAQVSEVKGVMMENIEKVLDRGDKIELLVDKTENLHNQAQDFRTSGTRIRRKMWLQNMKIKLIVLGILIALILIIVLSVCRGFNCGK is encoded by the exons ATGGGGCAGAAGTCTCTGATCTACGCGTTCGTGTCGCGGGGAACAGTGATTCTCGCGGAGTACACCGAATTCAGCGGAAACTTCAACTCCATCGCCTTCCAGTGCCTTCAGAAGCTCCCTGCCACCAACAACAAGTTCACCTACAATTGCGACGCACACACCTTCAATTACCTCGTCGACAATGGCTACA CATATTGTGTTGTTGCAGATGAATCAATTGGAAGACAGTTACCCATGGCTTTTCTAGAGCGTGTCAAAGATGAATTTGTGTCAAAATATGGTGGTGGAAAGGCTGCCACAGCTCCTGCAAACAGCCTTAACAAGGAATTTGG GCCAAAGTTGAGGGAACATATGCAGTACTGTGTTGATCATCCTGAAGAGATAAGCAAACTTGCAAAGGTGAAAGCTCAGGTTTCTGAAGTTAAGGGTGTCATGATGGAGAATATTGAAAAG GTTCTGGACAGGGGTGACAAGATAGAACTTCTGGTGGACAAGACTGAGAACCTTCATAACCAG GCACAAGATTTCAGGACTTCTGGAACCAGAATCCGTCGAAAAATGTGGCTGCAAAACATGAAGATAAAGCTGATTGTATTGGGAATATTGATAGCACTTATCCTGATAATAGTCCTATCTGTGTGTCGTGGGTTCAACTGTGGAAAATAG